GTCCGCCGCGATCGCCCCCAGCTCGGGATGCGACCAGCGCGAAAGGGCCTCCGCTCCCGCGATGACGCCGTCCGAGAGCCGCACGATGGGCTGGAAGTGCACCTCCAGCCCGCCGGACGAAAGCGCCTCCGCCAGCCCGCTCTCCAGCGCGAGCCGCTCCTGCACGTGCGCGTGGAGCTCCGCGTCGAAGAGGACCACGCCGCCGCGGCGCGCCTCCTTGGCCCGGTACAGCGCCAGGTCCGCGCGGCGGATCAGCTCGTTGCCGCTCACGTCGCCGGCGACGGCGGTTCCCGTGCTGCCGCGCACCCGCACGCGCCGTCCGGACACCTCGATCCACCCAAGGCACCCGTCGACCACCTCGGCGACGTGGGCCGCGAGGGACTCCTCGTCGCATGCGGGGACGCTGAAGACGAACTCGTCGCCGCCGAAGCGGGCGACGAACGCTTCGGGGCCCGCGCACTTCCGCAGCCGTGTGCCCACCTCGCACAGCACCTCGTCGCCGGCGGCGTGGCCGAGGCTGTCGTTGACGACCTTGAAGCCGTCCAGGTCCAGGAAGGAGAGGGCGATCCGCGCGCCCGGCTCGGCCAGGACGCGGTCGAGGTGCTCCAGGAGCGCGGCGCGGTTCGGCAGGCCGGTGAGGGGATCGTGGAGCGCCGCGTGCCGCAGCCGGTCCTCCGCGCGCCTGCGCTCGGTGACGTCGCGGCCGATCACCTGCGCGCCTGGCCGTCCCCTGACGAGCACCGGCACCGAGATGATCTCCACGATGCGCACGCTCCCGTCGCGGTGCATCAGCCGCAGCTCGACCACCTCGGGCGAGACGCGCTCGTCGAAGACCCGCTTCATGCGGTCCAGCACGCGAGCGCGGTCATCCGGGTGCACGAAGCCCAGCAGCGAGCGCCCGACCACTTCCTCCGGAGTGAAGCCCACCGCCCGTGCCGCGGCGCGATTGGCGTACAGCAGCCCGCCCTCGTCGTAGAGGAAGATGGGCTCGGGCGACTGCTCGACCAGGGTGTGGCAGTCCTCCTCGGTCCATCCGAAGCGGCTCGACCACGGATCGGGGAACTCGACCGACAGCTCGGGAAACGCATCGGCGAGGACCTCCCGCAGCGCCTCGCGCATCCCTTCATCCACCCCGATCAGGATCAGCCGCGGGTGCCTATCCACCAATGTCGCTCCGGTCGCATGGGTCGCCCGTACGCGCGCGAGTCCACGCACGGAGCGCGCCCGCCGGCCCGCGCCCGTCACCGCCGCCTGCGAAGCGCCTGCGCGATCGCCCGCTCCGCGAGCGGCGCCATCACCCGGTACCCCGCCTCGTGCGGATGCACGCCGTCGGCGGAGAGGTCGCCGCGCAGCCCCTGCCGCTCGTCCGCCATCGCCGTGTGGAAGTCGAGGTACACGGCGCCGTGGCTCACCGCGTAGTCCCTGATCCACGTGTTCAGCGCGACGATGATCGGGGCCGGCTCCAGCTCCGGCTTCCACCGGTAGCGGAACGCCGGCAGGACCGACGCGAGCACCACCCGGATGCCGTTCGCCTGCGCCAGCTCCGTCATCGACGCGATGTTGTCCTGGATCATCTCCAGCGTGGCCGGCCCGGTGTTTCCCGCGATGTCGTTGGTCCCCGCGAGGATCACGACGACGCGCGGCTTCAGCGCGATCACGTCCTGGCGGAAGCGCACCAGCATCTGCGGCGTCGTCTGGCCGCTGATGCCGCGCGCTACGTACGGCTTCCCCGGGAACATCGCGGCGAAGTGCGGCGCCCATCCTTCCACGATGGAGTTGCCCATGAAGACGACCCGCTCCTCGCCCCTCCGAGGCGGCCCCAGCGCGGCGTTCTCCGCGCGGAAGCGCTCCAGGTACGCCCAGTCCGTCCGCAGCCGGTCCGG
This is a stretch of genomic DNA from Longimicrobium sp.. It encodes these proteins:
- a CDS encoding SGNH/GDSL hydrolase family protein encodes the protein MTARAATFIRDMLKALTKAAAVGGAIAAPAASAQAQTPDRLRTDWAYLERFRAENAALGPPRRGEERVVFMGNSIVEGWAPHFAAMFPGKPYVARGISGQTTPQMLVRFRQDVIALKPRVVVILAGTNDIAGNTGPATLEMIQDNIASMTELAQANGIRVVLASVLPAFRYRWKPELEPAPIIVALNTWIRDYAVSHGAVYLDFHTAMADERQGLRGDLSADGVHPHEAGYRVMAPLAERAIAQALRRRR
- a CDS encoding EAL domain-containing protein, with amino-acid sequence MDRHPRLILIGVDEGMREALREVLADAFPELSVEFPDPWSSRFGWTEEDCHTLVEQSPEPIFLYDEGGLLYANRAAARAVGFTPEEVVGRSLLGFVHPDDRARVLDRMKRVFDERVSPEVVELRLMHRDGSVRIVEIISVPVLVRGRPGAQVIGRDVTERRRAEDRLRHAALHDPLTGLPNRAALLEHLDRVLAEPGARIALSFLDLDGFKVVNDSLGHAAGDEVLCEVGTRLRKCAGPEAFVARFGGDEFVFSVPACDEESLAAHVAEVVDGCLGWIEVSGRRVRVRGSTGTAVAGDVSGNELIRRADLALYRAKEARRGGVVLFDAELHAHVQERLALESGLAEALSSGGLEVHFQPIVRLSDGVIAGAEALSRWSHPELGAIAADRFVRIAEEVGLSFPLDMLAMERACEVAAADAELSVSVNVSAAHLGDPRLVAEVQRVLHGCGLPARRLALEITEGEIVRNAETAIAALHELRALGVVIHLDDFGTGYSSLAYLERLPVDAVKIDRSFVARGGDDPVILRSIVALIRALNLQVIAEGVETEADLRRVREVGFDYAQGYFFSRPIAAPALASLLADGPRW